A part of Ammospiza caudacuta isolate bAmmCau1 chromosome 7, bAmmCau1.pri, whole genome shotgun sequence genomic DNA contains:
- the TMEM125 gene encoding transmembrane protein 125: MPELAELSSPRTPADADHIQRNILEEHVELWWFQDPKKSILCYGMAVVLILACGIGGIILLYSTSSRSGEWRLAVGTTLCLLALLVLLKQLLSSAIQDMNCIRSRDQIELLKSGGFSDCLVLLLSALVLLVCGVVLTILSTTSMQLSPARPLASMFTSGVILLTAGSAILLCLLLYLLCTSCRRAAPRSLEAGDIRVFTISGRLAGNRRLPPTSSMANLI; encoded by the coding sequence AtgccagagctggcagagctgagcagccccCGCACCCCTGCGGATGCGGACCACATCCAGAGGAATATCTTGGAAGAGCATGTGGAGCTCTGGTGGTTCCAGGACCCCAAGAAGTCCATCCTGTGCTATGGAATGGCCGTCGTGCTGATCCTGGCCTGCGGGATTGGGGGCATCATCCTGCTGTACAGCACCAGCAGCCGGTCCGGAGAGTGGCGGCTCGCCGTGGGCACCACGCTctgcctgctggccctgctggtgctgctgaagcagctgctgagctctgcgATCCAGGACATGAACTGCATCCGCAGCCGTGATCAGATCGAGCTGCTCAAGAGCGGAGGCTTCTCGgactgcctggtgctgctgctgagcgccctggtgctgctggtctGCGGGGTGGTGCTCACCATCCTGTCCACCACCAGCATGCAGCTCAGCCCCGCACGGCCGCTGGCCAGCATGTTCACCAGCGGGGTCATCCTCCTGACCGCCGGCAGTGCCAtcctcctctgcctgctgctgtaCCTGCTGTGCACCTCCTGCCGCCGGGCGGCTCCGCGGAGCCTGGAGGCCGGCGACATCCGCGTCTTCACCATCTCCGGCCGCCTCGCTGGAAACAGGAGGCTCCCCCCCACCTCCAGCATGGCCAACCTGATCTGA
- the C7H1orf210 gene encoding type III endosome membrane protein TEMP: protein MAPTCLLCWVCSLLCAWSVVMGHPCSLDHQGWANCSGKNLQHAPSSLPRNITSLDLSFNSLVMSHHRTLLKHFPSLQSLNLSSNAKLTLSPAVFSNLGALSLLDLSSCSITHIHMDTFKGLGNLRTLLLRNNSLQELDVPFLLPLKALFHLDVQHNALVSVDPWSLQLLETVPQVLLEGNPWACDCSAHPLQQWLRRRRAVQVTCVSPPGLRGREIAALDSQDLGCQVKQRFARELTTPQNITVTENNSTALPAGKGGRSWPYLVGFLVTAIGISILIALAAKCKLAHKNFASYRHRPLPEISSIGRSPMEDSSSWDRGSCGSHSITDAADLQAEDDDGFIEDNYIQPSEQLPTKEERELHRSI from the exons ATGGCTCCtacctgcctgctctgctgggtctgCAGCCTCCTCTGCGCCTGGTCAGTGGTGATGGGACACCCCTGCAGCCTTGACCACCAG GGGTGGGCCAACTGCAGTGGGAAGAACCTTCAGCATGCTCCAAGTTCCCTTCCAAGAAACATCACCAGTTTGGACCTCTCCTTCAACTCCCTGGTCATGTCCCATCACAGGACTCTCTTGAAgcacttcccttccctgcagtcTCTCAACCTGTCCAGCAATGCCAAGCTCACGTTGAGCCCAGCAGTCTTCTCCAACCTCGGGGCGCTGAGTCTGCTGgacctgagcagctgcagcatcaccCACATCCACATGGACACTTTCAAGGGCCTGGGAAACTTGCGCACCCTGCTTCTAAGAAACAACAGCTTGCAAGAGCTTGATGTCCCTTTCCTTTTGCCGCTGAAGGCTCTTTTCCACCTGGACGTGCAGCACAATGCTCTGGTCTCTGTGGACCCTTGGAGCCTGCAGCTGTTGGAGACGGTCCCACAGGTCCTTCTGGAAGGGAACCCCTGGGCCTGCGACTGCAGCGCGCACCCTCTGCAGCAGTGGCTGCGGCGCAGGAGAG ctgtgcaggtgaCCTGCGTGTCCCCCCCGGGGCTGAGGGGCCGGGAGATTGCAGCTCTGGATTCTCAGGACCTGGGCTGCCAGGTTAAGCAGCGGTTTGCTCGTGAGCTCACCACACCACAGAATATCACAGTGACTGAGAACAACA GCACTGCACTGCCTGCCGGGAAGGGGGGAAGGAGCTGGCCATACCTGGTGGGATTCCTGGTGACAGCGATTGGCATCTCCATCCTGATTGCACTGGCTGCCAAGTGCAAGCTTGCCCACAAGAACTTCGCCAGCTACCGCCACCGGCCGCTGCCCGAAATCAGCTCCATCGGCCGCAGCCCCATGGAGGatagcagcagctgggacaggggctcctgtgggagCCATTCCATAACTGATGCTGCTGACCTGCAAGCTGAGGATGATGATGGCTTCATCGAGGACAACTACATCCAGCCCAGTGAGCAGCTGCCAACAAAAGAGGAACGGGAGTTGCATCGCTCCATCTGA